In Myxococcales bacterium, the DNA window GGCGCGAGCGCGCCGACGCAGAGTACGTCCGAGTGCTGCACCTTGCCGCGAGCACCATGCAGTCGGACGTGGAGGCCGTCCTCGCCGGCATGCTCGAGCGCGGCGAACGCCCCGAGTTCCTTGCCGTGAAGGCGCTCGTGAAGCCGGAGAAAACAAGCGTTCCGGTGATTGATATCCCCGCCCCAGATCCCGCGATGTACGACCGCCTACTCGTGGGAGGTGAGGCATGAAAGACCTCTCCTCGGAGCAGCACGCTCGCCTTCGAGAGCTCCTCTCGCGCTTCAAGCTCCCCACGTTCGCGGCAGAGGTCGTGCGTCGCTTCGACGGAGCGGGCCACCACGCCGCGCTCGGCACCCTGCTCGAGGTGCTCGAGGCCGAGTCCGACGAGCGCGGGCAGCGTCGCACCGACCGGCTCTTGAAGGCCTCGCGTCTCTTGCCAGGCAAGACCTTCGAGACGCTCGACCGCTCGCGGATCCCGCGCGGCGTCATCACCAAGCTCGACGAGCTCGCGTCGGGAGACTTCCTCGAGCGCGCCGCCAACGTCCTCTGCTTCGGTCTTCCTGGCCGCGGAAAGACCCACGCCGCCTGCGCTCTCGGCCACGCCCTGGTGCGACGCGGGCATTCGGTCCTCTACGCGCCCACCTTCCGCGTCGTGCAGGATCTCCTCGCCGCGAAGCGAGACCTGGCCCTGCCGCGCGCGCTCCAGAAGCTCGACGCGTTCGACGTGCTCATCCTCGACGACATCGGCTACGTCCAGCAGAGCGCCGACGAGGTCGAGGTGCTCTTCACCTTGATGGCCGAGCGCTACGAGCGAAGGTCCCTCGTGATCACGAGCAACCTCGTCTTCGGCGAGTGGGATCGCATCTTCAAGAACCCGATGACGACCGCCGCGGCCATCGACAGGCTCGTGCATCACTCGGTCATCCTCGAGTTCGGCGGAACCTCCAAGCGCGCCGACGAGGCCGAGCTCCGAGCGAAACCGACGAAGCCTGCCAGTCCAGCGACAACTACGGGCGCAACGACAACGACTGCCTGACGAGGGGAAAGAGCGTCAGGCTCGACGACAACTACCCGACGACAACTACCCGACGACAACTACCCGACGAAGATGCCTACGCGACCCACGAACCCCACCCCGAAGAACCTCCGCGCGGTCGCCGCGGCAGGCCTTCGAACCATGGCCGCGACCTGCAAGAATAGTTGACGCCAGTCAACAGGAGCTGGTGCTTCGTCTTCGCGTCTTCTGCCTCCGTGCAGAGCACCCGCCGTGCTCCACAAGGTCGTTGGTCGACCGCGCAGAGCACCGTCCGTGCTTCACGAGGTCGCCGACCAGCCGCGCGGAGCACCCGCCGTGCTCCACGAGGTCGCCGACCAGCCGCGCGGAGCACCCGCCGTGCTCCACGAGGTCGCCGACCAGCCGCGCGGAGCACTCGCCGTGCTCCAAGTCATCGAAATCACGAGCGCACTCCCACGACCGCCCTCGCAACTAAACCAAATCCTTCAGCTTTCGAATGAGGAGAGGGGCGCTCCGGTCCAGAGCATCGCGCCCACTCCCTTGCGCGAAGCCTGCGAGCGAGCAGGGGGAGGTGCAGAAGCCGTGGCGCGGCGTGGAGTCCTCGTGCACTCGAGGGGTGCCCCCACCCGCCCGACGAGAAAAGCCCCACGGCGCCCAAGGCCCATCGCGGGTTCCCTCGTTCGTCGCGTTTCTCGGTGTGAGCTTTTGCTCGCCGGTCGACCTCCCCCAAAGCTCGTTCTCGGCTTCGCTTTCCCACGATGCGTCGCGCTCACTCGCTTGCGCGAAGCCTGCGAGCGAGCAGGGGGAGGTGCAGAGACCGTGGTGCGGCGTGGTCGGCTCGAGCCCCGAGGCGCGGCCGGTGTCACACTTTGGCGGTGAGGAACGACGTCCCGTCATGACCAAGGTTCGCCTCGCCGCTCTCGCCGCCCTCGTCGCGCTCGCCGCCGCCCCGGAGCGGGACGCGAGCGCCGATGGGCCCGTGGTGCGCCTCGTCGTGCACAAGGCTTCGCGCACCCTCGTCGTCGTCAAGGCCGGCGCGCCGCCTCGCAGCCTTCATGTCGCCCTCGGCCAAAGCCCCGTGGGGCCGAAGCGCGAACGAGGCGACGGGAAGACCCCCGAAGGCCGCTACGTCGTCACCCACAAAAACCCGAAGAGCCGCTTTCACCTCTCGCTCGGCCTCTCGTACCCCAACGCCGACGACGCGCGCGTGGGCTTGGCCTCCGGGCGCATCTCGAAGGCCGAGCACGACGCCATCCTCGCCGCCCTCGCTCGAAACGAGATCCCTCCCCAAAACACCGCGCTCGGCGGAGACATCTTCGTCCACGGCGGAGGGACCGACGGCGACTGGACGCGCGGCTGCGTCGCCCTCGACGACACCACGATGGACGACCTCTTCGCCACCGTGCCCGCCGGCACCCCCGTCACCATCGAGCCGTAACGCGCGTCCGATCCGTGAACGAATACGAGTGACATGAGAGCTCCGCGTTGTCCGCGCTGGCCTTACCGGCGCGCAGCCAACGCCGTTCGCGCTGCGACCGATGCGCCTTCCGATGGCCATTCTACCTACAATCCGCTTGGGACATTAGGGGGCCCCATCGGCCGTTGCAGTCGCACGAAACCGGCCCGTCGGGGGTAGCCAGGCTCGCCCGCTTTGATGTCGGATATGTACGACCAGACCGAGTCGTCGTTTGCCCAAGAGGCAAATGTCAATGCCACACTCGGTTCGCTCGGGATACTCCACCCTAATCCATCCGCAAGGCGAACGACACGCATGGTACCGTCGTCCGACGGGCATGCGAAGACTCCTCGATTCGCGACGCCGGCACGAAGGCGTACGCGCGCCACCGCGCGTCGAACCAACTCCGTCTCTCGGGTCGCGTACGGAGAAGCGTACAAAATCCCAGTGGTGGCCGAGTCGTCGAGGTCTCCTTCCAGCCATACCAGGTCCTTCGGGCGCGCAGGCAGCCCGGGCGGATTCTCGTCGAGCATGTAGTACGCGATGCGCTTTCCGGGCATCGGTCGAACGACCACTCGGACATCTCCGCTCTCGTCGACGAACGAGATGGTGGGTGTCGCCCCTGCCATGAGCGCAAAGTACCCCCCGATCGCAGGTCGAGGCAGCTCGCTGGGTCGGATCGGCATCCCGGGCTCGGTGATGTTCGTACCACGAATGGCGGTCGTGAAGACCGAGCCCCCGGCGGTTCGCTCGAGAAGCGCCATCGACGGGCTCCCACCCACCCCTTGGACCAGCGGATACGCACCGAGACGGTTCCATACCTCGAGCACCTGCGGAGCCGACACGCCCCAGGGCGACCGAATCAACCAGGAATTTTCAGGTATGCCGTATCCCTCATGACGCAACTCACTCACGACCGCTACGTATCCCTCGGCGCTTCCCTGGATAAACTGAGCAAGGCACCCACCTGCGCGAGTGACTTCATCTGCTCCGAGGGCCCCAGCCAGAACCACCTTGGCGGCGCCATCCATCGCCTGAACCACCGCGTATTCCCAGCCCGGTCTGTCGGGAGCCGCAACGACCACGTCCGTGTACGAGAAGTAGACGCCGCTGGAATCTTCATACGGCGGTGCAACGATGGTGGGTCGCACGTACCGAAGTAAGCTGTTCCACGGAAACGGATCATTCGGAATCGCCAGCATGCACGGCAATCCGGATGGGCATGCCTTCCAGTTCAGGGCTGGCGCAGCGAGCTCTGGCGTCGTCGAGATGTAGAAATGGCATGTGCTCGAGAGGCCGGCTACCTCCGCCCATCCCCCCGGCCGTGGTGGGGGTCCACGGT includes these proteins:
- a CDS encoding ATP-binding protein; the protein is MKDLSSEQHARLRELLSRFKLPTFAAEVVRRFDGAGHHAALGTLLEVLEAESDERGQRRTDRLLKASRLLPGKTFETLDRSRIPRGVITKLDELASGDFLERAANVLCFGLPGRGKTHAACALGHALVRRGHSVLYAPTFRVVQDLLAAKRDLALPRALQKLDAFDVLILDDIGYVQQSADEVEVLFTLMAERYERRSLVITSNLVFGEWDRIFKNPMTTAAAIDRLVHHSVILEFGGTSKRADEAELRAKPTKPASPATTTGATTTTA
- a CDS encoding L,D-transpeptidase family protein, with protein sequence MTKVRLAALAALVALAAAPERDASADGPVVRLVVHKASRTLVVVKAGAPPRSLHVALGQSPVGPKRERGDGKTPEGRYVVTHKNPKSRFHLSLGLSYPNADDARVGLASGRISKAEHDAILAALARNEIPPQNTALGGDIFVHGGGTDGDWTRGCVALDDTTMDDLFATVPAGTPVTIEP